Proteins encoded by one window of Deltaproteobacteria bacterium:
- a CDS encoding metal-dependent hydrolase — translation MNPVTHGLSGWVLGSALQLDRRDRALVTLAALSPDLDGAGLVVDLLRGDFALRRDYWEAWHHVLAHNLTFAVAVTGIALLLAHRRWLTGLLVFAVVHLHLLEDLVGSRGPDGYQWPIPYLAPFDRSLQLTWSGQWALNGWPNIALTLLLMVITGYLVWRQGWSFFAYFWRRGDEVLVKTLRGRFGEPSER, via the coding sequence GGTGCTCGGCAGCGCCCTCCAGCTCGACCGGCGCGATCGGGCCCTCGTGACCCTCGCCGCGCTCTCGCCCGACCTGGACGGCGCCGGTCTGGTCGTCGACCTCCTGCGCGGCGACTTCGCGCTGCGCCGGGACTACTGGGAGGCCTGGCACCACGTGCTGGCCCACAACCTCACCTTCGCGGTGGCGGTCACCGGGATCGCCCTCCTCCTGGCCCACCGGCGCTGGCTCACCGGCCTGCTGGTCTTCGCGGTGGTCCACCTCCACCTGCTGGAGGACCTCGTCGGCTCCCGGGGGCCCGACGGCTACCAGTGGCCGATCCCCTACCTCGCCCCCTTCGACCGGAGCCTGCAGCTGACCTGGTCGGGGCAGTGGGCGCTGAACGGCTGGCCCAACATCGCCCTGACCCTCTTGCTGATGGTGATCACCGGCTACCTGGTCTGGCGGCAGGGCTGGTCCTTCTTCGCCTACTTCTGGCGGCGCGGCGACGAGGTGCTGGTGAAGACCCTGCGCGGCCGCTTCGGCGAGCCCTCGGAGCGCTGA
- a CDS encoding cytochrome b/b6 domain-containing protein: MNAPKLRVLEDGTREIERFSPFRRVEHWFAFATFALLILTGFPQKFYDAGWASALTELFGGLDTMRTFHRVAGIAFSIHALLHVGAAVVGLLTHKMRWTLLPLPQDLRDAWQNLRYYLGMAPNPPRLPKFDYRQKFEYVGLIMGGVVMIVTGFFLMYPIIVAQLLPGQFIPAARMMHSSEAVLAFLTIAVWHIYGASLAPEVFPFDKVILSGYMPVEELRHKHRREYDRLFPEGEQSAAPAGEEGKAEPPEKGAKAG, encoded by the coding sequence ATGAATGCTCCCAAGCTTCGCGTCCTCGAAGATGGCACCCGGGAGATCGAGCGCTTCTCCCCCTTCCGGAGGGTCGAACACTGGTTCGCCTTCGCCACCTTCGCCCTCCTGATCCTCACGGGCTTCCCGCAGAAGTTCTACGACGCCGGCTGGGCCTCGGCCCTCACCGAGCTCTTCGGCGGCCTGGACACCATGCGCACCTTCCACCGGGTGGCGGGCATCGCCTTCTCCATCCACGCGCTGCTCCACGTGGGCGCGGCGGTGGTCGGCCTGCTCACCCACAAGATGCGCTGGACGCTCCTGCCCCTGCCCCAGGACCTGCGGGATGCCTGGCAGAACCTGCGCTACTACCTCGGGATGGCGCCGAACCCACCGCGGCTGCCCAAGTTCGACTACCGCCAGAAGTTCGAGTACGTCGGCCTGATCATGGGTGGGGTGGTGATGATCGTCACCGGCTTCTTCCTGATGTACCCGATCATCGTCGCCCAGCTCCTCCCCGGTCAGTTCATCCCCGCGGCCCGGATGATGCACTCGAGCGAGGCGGTGCTGGCCTTCCTGACCATCGCCGTCTGGCACATCTACGGCGCCAGCCTGGCCCCCGAGGTCTTCCCCTTCGACAAGGTGATCCTCTCCGGCTACATGCCGGTGGAGGAGCTGCGTCACAAGCACCGCCGGGAGTACGACCGCCTCTTCCCCGAGGGGGAACAGAGCGCGGCGCCGGCGGGCGAGGAGGGTAAAGCGGAGCCCCCCGAGAAGGGGGCAAAAGCCGGCTAG
- a CDS encoding AgmX/PglI C-terminal domain-containing protein has translation MTTADVRKPASPGLALALVIGFDLLAFLGVGAAVVLASRGPGRWFVEGGPWMYLLLLLFFAQAGAAILLSVLHLSRRVPLPLYLALPFLVLLVGVLGRVLGIEQAFEAIAYAAPDQKGAMWGMSLSIADIPRAFAFFLVSAGGLFTLAGVTAAAFTRRTPGEHLPFAGIAGGTAVVGAAAVIVLGLIESQATGLRPVLFGVVLLLCAPLLALAAPALKGLSEHEDERERAHGFALALGAALGLLLGVAGFALALESGDRSTALSAVYAAPPDQMAAMLTASMAFSRTASLLGVIATLAALFVAAPLLIFAGPGAPAFAGRHPLQLVLLLVLVGGGVGIDRLGEGNEGRRHAVLREALKSPLPADLDLPESSARLVPDGDHAILLLRGEALVPAREGAGELQGRERPNLALDASTSGTTLRSLAAGLQRDRVDGIRLLVRERPGGERLALSDERRAHLLSFGIPGELLVLSGPEASAINLGLAERIAEFITPGEDALGLMLELDGAEVRPSTTLGPLAPIPATAAGEVDRAALGALLARLKEEHPDETLVAIYPGDESSLQQVVDVLDATREGPGEAWDRALLYPDTLLVTSPLRTPAPGGRDRMSELLEAMMGRPPAADGLGDGDGPDHGPAGTSGAADHRPPTVMGSLSQEVIARVVRRHGAEFRYCYEKELQTTPGMAGEVAVKFVITSEGSVSTAKIARTTLQNERVERCLLQRFQRLRFPAPAGGGIVIVTYPFVFRTAE, from the coding sequence GTGACGACCGCTGACGTCCGCAAGCCCGCCTCTCCCGGCCTCGCGCTGGCCCTCGTGATCGGCTTCGATCTGCTGGCCTTCCTCGGCGTCGGTGCCGCCGTCGTCCTCGCCAGCCGGGGACCGGGCCGCTGGTTCGTGGAGGGGGGCCCCTGGATGTACCTCCTTCTCCTCCTCTTCTTCGCCCAGGCCGGCGCGGCCATCCTCCTCTCGGTGCTCCACCTCTCCCGCCGGGTGCCCCTGCCCCTCTACCTCGCCCTCCCCTTCCTGGTCCTGCTGGTCGGCGTCCTGGGCCGGGTGCTGGGCATCGAGCAGGCCTTCGAGGCCATCGCCTACGCCGCCCCGGATCAGAAGGGCGCGATGTGGGGCATGTCCCTCTCCATCGCCGACATCCCCCGCGCCTTCGCCTTCTTCCTGGTCTCCGCCGGCGGGCTCTTCACCCTGGCAGGCGTGACGGCGGCGGCCTTCACCCGCCGCACGCCGGGCGAGCACCTGCCCTTCGCGGGCATCGCCGGCGGCACGGCGGTCGTGGGCGCGGCGGCGGTGATCGTCCTGGGCCTGATCGAGAGCCAGGCCACCGGCCTGCGGCCGGTCCTCTTCGGGGTCGTGCTCCTGCTCTGCGCGCCCCTCCTGGCCCTCGCCGCGCCGGCCCTCAAGGGGCTCTCCGAGCACGAGGACGAGCGTGAGCGGGCCCATGGCTTCGCGCTGGCCCTCGGCGCCGCCCTCGGCCTGCTCCTGGGGGTGGCCGGGTTCGCCCTGGCCCTCGAGAGCGGCGATCGCTCCACCGCCCTCTCCGCGGTCTACGCCGCCCCGCCGGATCAGATGGCCGCGATGCTCACCGCCTCGATGGCCTTCTCCCGGACCGCCTCCCTCCTCGGCGTGATCGCCACCCTGGCCGCGCTCTTCGTGGCGGCGCCCCTGCTGATCTTCGCCGGCCCGGGTGCCCCGGCCTTCGCCGGGCGCCACCCCCTGCAGCTGGTGCTCCTCCTCGTCCTCGTCGGCGGGGGCGTGGGCATCGACCGGCTCGGGGAGGGCAACGAGGGCCGGCGCCACGCCGTCCTCCGGGAGGCGCTGAAGAGCCCCCTCCCGGCGGACCTGGACCTGCCCGAGAGCAGCGCCCGCCTCGTCCCCGACGGCGACCACGCCATCCTGCTCCTGCGGGGAGAGGCGCTGGTACCGGCCCGGGAGGGCGCGGGTGAGCTGCAGGGACGCGAGCGCCCCAACCTGGCCCTGGACGCGAGCACCTCCGGGACCACCCTGCGCTCGCTGGCGGCCGGCCTGCAGCGGGACCGCGTGGATGGCATCCGCCTGCTGGTGCGAGAGCGCCCCGGCGGGGAGCGCCTCGCTCTCTCCGACGAGCGGCGGGCCCACCTGCTCTCCTTCGGCATCCCCGGCGAGCTGCTGGTGCTCTCGGGCCCGGAGGCGAGCGCCATCAACCTGGGGCTCGCCGAGCGGATCGCGGAGTTCATCACGCCGGGGGAGGACGCCCTCGGGCTGATGCTCGAGCTCGACGGCGCCGAGGTGCGGCCCTCGACCACCCTCGGCCCCCTCGCGCCGATCCCGGCGACCGCCGCGGGTGAGGTCGATCGCGCGGCCCTCGGCGCCCTCCTCGCCCGGCTCAAGGAGGAGCACCCCGACGAGACCCTGGTCGCGATCTACCCGGGCGATGAGAGCTCGCTGCAGCAGGTCGTGGACGTCCTCGACGCCACCCGCGAAGGCCCGGGCGAGGCGTGGGATCGCGCCCTCCTCTACCCCGACACCCTCCTCGTCACCTCGCCGCTCCGCACGCCGGCGCCCGGGGGGCGCGACCGGATGAGCGAGCTGCTCGAGGCCATGATGGGCCGCCCTCCCGCCGCCGACGGTCTCGGCGACGGGGACGGCCCTGACCACGGCCCCGCCGGGACCTCGGGCGCGGCCGATCACCGGCCGCCGACCGTGATGGGCTCACTCTCGCAGGAGGTGATCGCCCGGGTGGTCCGGCGCCATGGCGCCGAGTTCCGCTACTGCTACGAGAAGGAACTACAGACGACGCCGGGGATGGCCGGCGAGGTGGCCGTGAAGTTCGTCATCACCAGCGAGGGCAGCGTGAGCACCGCCAAGATCGCGCGCACCACCCTCCAGAACGAGAGGGTCGAGCGCTGCCTGCTCCAGCGCTTCCAGCGCCTGCGCTTCCCCGCGCCCGCGGGCGGCGGCATCGTCATCGTCACCTACCCCTTCGTCTTCCGCACCGCGGAGTGA
- a CDS encoding GFA family protein — protein sequence MTHLNAHCLCGAVRARLELPTLFGVHCHCRWCRRAHGAAYVTWTGVPEERFELVSGETSVTWYASSRWSRRGFCPTCGTTLFFQTTAAPGEIHVAAACLEGELDREIGAHVFFEQHLPWVSVDEHLPRLEGDDPALAAYAEVGK from the coding sequence ATGACCCACCTGAACGCCCACTGTCTCTGCGGCGCCGTCCGCGCCCGCCTCGAGCTGCCCACCCTCTTCGGCGTCCACTGTCACTGCCGCTGGTGCCGCCGCGCCCACGGGGCGGCCTACGTCACCTGGACCGGCGTGCCCGAGGAGCGCTTCGAGCTCGTCTCCGGCGAGACCTCGGTCACCTGGTACGCGTCCTCGAGGTGGAGTCGGCGGGGCTTCTGCCCGACCTGTGGCACCACCCTCTTCTTCCAGACCACCGCCGCGCCTGGCGAGATACACGTGGCCGCGGCCTGCCTAGAGGGCGAGCTCGACCGCGAGATCGGCGCCCACGTCTTCTTCGAGCAGCACCTGCCCTGGGTCTCGGTGGACGAGCACCTGCCTCGCCTGGAGGGTGACGATCCGGCCCTGGCCGCCTACGCTGAGGTGGGCAAGTAG
- a CDS encoding tetrathionate reductase family octaheme c-type cytochrome, with translation MHSRSKLLFFSLASLALLTLGAGCPAEKSACDPACDANACMVCDESGESAACVSTCGEGTTCEAGACVADAPVTCDPACGPCQTCDTSGAAPACVDNCGPGLVCNAGACEVTACDPACGPCQTCDTSGAAPVCTDNCAAGVACNAGVCESPACDPACGPCQFCDASGAAPVCIDLCGPNETCDTGVCSQMNFHQGFTALAGPFADGPAVTTACLGCHPQAGTDMLQTAHWKWEGSTPALQGHENDTTVGKKNLINNFCVSIVANEKRCSQCHAGYGYDSPSFDFGNQNNIDCLVCHSDPGVGYTKEPKTAGLPPPAYDLAIAARSVGRPERANCGKCHFSAGGGDNVKKGDIGSALAAPTVDTDFHMGNGMDCANCHAGPNHTLTGQGVHLPVSEGRLACEDCHGGTPHASAATNNHALDIACQTCHVPAFSRQQPTKMDWNWSTAGNRTRGTDGVETTTLSDGTVVKSYDYMKGDFVWEKNVRPAYRWYDGRTTRMTLADSYPAGDGVSAAQPVTLGEPLATFADAGAKIFPFKRMVGQQPAFTATRLVAAPKLFGPGGFWATIPDAASYDPATVEANWTAALQAGGIAAGQLAAGTVLTASDWEWIHTELYLGINHEVAPRTAALGCSDCHNGNADFDFAALGYSCDPMTGGAVACGSRNP, from the coding sequence ATGCATTCTCGATCGAAGCTCCTCTTCTTCTCTCTGGCGTCGCTGGCGCTGCTCACCCTCGGCGCGGGCTGTCCCGCCGAGAAGTCCGCCTGCGATCCCGCCTGCGACGCGAACGCCTGCATGGTCTGCGACGAGAGCGGCGAGAGCGCCGCCTGCGTCAGCACCTGCGGCGAGGGCACCACCTGCGAGGCGGGCGCCTGCGTGGCGGACGCCCCGGTCACCTGTGACCCGGCCTGTGGGCCCTGCCAGACCTGCGACACCTCGGGCGCCGCCCCGGCCTGCGTCGACAACTGCGGCCCCGGCCTGGTCTGCAACGCCGGCGCCTGTGAGGTCACGGCCTGCGATCCGGCCTGCGGCCCCTGCCAGACCTGCGACACCTCGGGCGCGGCCCCGGTCTGCACCGACAACTGCGCGGCGGGCGTGGCCTGCAACGCGGGCGTCTGCGAGTCGCCGGCCTGCGATCCGGCCTGCGGCCCCTGTCAGTTCTGTGATGCGTCGGGCGCCGCGCCGGTCTGCATCGACCTCTGCGGCCCCAACGAGACCTGCGACACCGGCGTCTGCAGCCAGATGAACTTCCACCAGGGCTTCACCGCCCTGGCCGGTCCCTTTGCCGACGGCCCGGCCGTCACCACCGCCTGCCTCGGCTGCCACCCCCAGGCCGGCACCGACATGCTCCAGACCGCTCACTGGAAGTGGGAGGGCTCCACTCCCGCGCTGCAGGGCCACGAGAACGACACCACGGTCGGCAAGAAGAACCTCATCAACAACTTCTGCGTCTCGATCGTCGCCAACGAGAAGCGCTGCAGCCAGTGCCACGCCGGCTACGGTTACGACTCGCCCAGCTTCGACTTCGGCAATCAGAACAACATCGACTGCCTCGTCTGCCACTCCGATCCGGGCGTCGGCTACACCAAGGAGCCGAAGACCGCGGGCCTGCCGCCGCCGGCCTACGACCTTGCCATCGCGGCCCGCAGCGTCGGTCGCCCCGAGCGCGCCAACTGCGGAAAGTGCCACTTCAGCGCGGGTGGCGGCGACAACGTGAAGAAGGGCGACATCGGCTCGGCCCTGGCCGCCCCGACGGTCGACACCGACTTCCACATGGGCAACGGCATGGACTGCGCCAACTGCCACGCGGGCCCCAACCACACCCTCACCGGTCAGGGCGTGCACCTGCCCGTCTCCGAGGGCCGGCTGGCCTGTGAGGACTGCCACGGCGGCACCCCCCACGCGAGCGCGGCCACCAACAACCACGCCCTCGACATCGCCTGCCAGACCTGCCACGTGCCGGCCTTCTCGCGGCAGCAGCCCACGAAGATGGACTGGAACTGGTCCACCGCCGGCAACCGCACCCGCGGCACCGATGGCGTCGAGACCACCACCCTCTCCGACGGCACCGTGGTGAAGAGCTACGACTACATGAAGGGTGACTTCGTCTGGGAGAAGAACGTGCGCCCGGCCTACCGCTGGTACGACGGCCGGACCACCCGGATGACCCTCGCCGACAGCTACCCGGCGGGCGACGGTGTCTCCGCCGCGCAGCCCGTGACCCTGGGCGAGCCCCTGGCCACCTTCGCCGACGCCGGCGCGAAGATCTTCCCCTTCAAGCGGATGGTCGGGCAGCAGCCCGCCTTCACCGCCACCCGGCTGGTCGCCGCGCCGAAGCTCTTCGGCCCCGGCGGCTTCTGGGCCACCATCCCCGACGCCGCCTCCTACGATCCGGCCACGGTCGAGGCGAACTGGACGGCCGCCCTGCAGGCCGGCGGCATCGCCGCGGGCCAGCTCGCCGCCGGCACGGTCCTGACCGCCTCGGACTGGGAGTGGATCCACACCGAGCTCTACCTGGGCATCAACCACGAGGTCGCGCCGCGGACCGCCGCGCTCGGGTGCTCGGACTGCCACAACGGCAACGCGGACTTCGACTTCGCCGCGCTGGGCTACAGCTGCGATCCGATGACGGGTGGCGCCGTGGCCTGCGGTAGCCGCAACCCCTAG
- a CDS encoding sigma 54-interacting transcriptional regulator: MTRQTPPERPPTDGGAPPMEIYVGGIDSKELLQQVLATLPAGLFTVDVEGTISCWNRAMEELTGLKAEEMVGQNCSAMQGDTCFGGPIGPPGKRCVLFEEKQGFDRKRCTLRRKDGSRVAVHKNARLMRNARGEIIGAIESVADLSEIEALQNEVSALRDRAKVRTEIIGRHPSMMALFDRIDLAAPSRASILITGETGTGKELVASAIHHSSPRRSRPFIRVSCPALSPSLVESELFGHVKGAFTGAATDRIGRFEAANGGTIFLDEISDLSIEVQTKLLRVLQEQQFERVGDSTTRTVNIRVLAATNVDLLQRCQEGRFRTDIYYRLATIPLTVPSLRERREDIPVLVEHFLERHAREQEGARPSIGPEVMDRLLEHTWPGNVRELEHAIEFALTVSRDGQIRPEDLPPLLRDPRSANGHHGGRRRHRRGDPRPAPETLQRALDAAGGIRAQAAAALGVSRVTLWKWLKEAGLGENGEGE, from the coding sequence ATGACGCGCCAGACACCTCCAGAACGACCTCCCACCGACGGCGGCGCGCCTCCCATGGAGATCTACGTGGGCGGAATCGACAGCAAGGAGCTCCTCCAGCAGGTCCTGGCGACCCTCCCGGCGGGTCTCTTCACCGTCGACGTCGAGGGGACCATCAGCTGCTGGAACCGAGCGATGGAGGAGCTCACCGGACTGAAGGCCGAGGAGATGGTGGGGCAGAACTGCTCGGCCATGCAGGGGGACACCTGCTTCGGCGGGCCCATCGGTCCTCCGGGGAAGCGCTGCGTCCTCTTCGAGGAGAAGCAGGGCTTCGATCGCAAGCGCTGCACCCTGCGCCGGAAGGACGGCAGCCGGGTGGCCGTCCACAAGAACGCCCGCCTGATGCGGAACGCGCGGGGCGAGATCATCGGGGCCATCGAGTCGGTGGCCGACCTCTCGGAGATCGAGGCCCTGCAGAACGAGGTCAGCGCGCTGCGCGATCGGGCCAAGGTCCGCACCGAGATCATCGGCCGGCACCCCTCGATGATGGCCCTCTTCGATCGCATCGACCTGGCGGCGCCCTCCCGGGCCTCGATCCTCATCACCGGCGAGACCGGCACCGGCAAGGAGCTGGTCGCCTCGGCCATCCACCACTCGAGCCCGCGCCGGAGCCGGCCCTTCATCCGGGTCAGCTGCCCGGCCCTCTCCCCCTCCCTGGTCGAGAGCGAGCTCTTCGGCCACGTGAAGGGCGCCTTCACCGGCGCCGCCACCGATCGCATCGGCCGCTTCGAGGCGGCCAACGGCGGGACCATCTTCCTGGACGAGATCTCGGATCTCTCCATCGAGGTGCAGACCAAGCTGCTGCGGGTGCTGCAGGAGCAGCAGTTCGAGCGGGTCGGTGACAGCACGACCCGCACCGTGAACATCCGGGTGCTGGCCGCCACCAACGTCGACCTGCTGCAGCGGTGCCAGGAGGGACGCTTCCGCACCGACATCTACTACCGCCTGGCCACCATCCCCCTGACCGTGCCCTCCCTCCGCGAGCGCCGGGAGGACATCCCGGTGCTGGTCGAGCACTTCCTCGAGCGTCACGCCCGGGAGCAGGAGGGCGCGCGGCCCTCGATCGGCCCGGAGGTGATGGACCGCCTCCTCGAGCACACCTGGCCGGGCAACGTGCGTGAGCTCGAGCACGCCATCGAGTTCGCCCTCACCGTCTCCCGCGACGGCCAGATCCGCCCCGAGGATCTGCCGCCTCTGCTGCGCGATCCGCGCTCCGCCAACGGCCACCACGGCGGGCGCCGCCGCCACCGGCGCGGTGATCCGCGCCCCGCCCCCGAGACCCTCCAGCGGGCCCTGGACGCCGCCGGTGGCATCCGGGCCCAGGCCGCCGCCGCGCTCGGCGTCAGCCGGGTCACGCTCTGGAAGTGGCTCAAGGAGGCGGGGCTAGGCGAAAACGGCGAGGGCGAGTAG